One window from the genome of Solea solea chromosome 13, fSolSol10.1, whole genome shotgun sequence encodes:
- the atp1a3b gene encoding sodium/potassium-transporting ATPase subunit alpha-3b isoform X1, translated as MGYGRSDSYRVATTQDKDKRSPKKKKGATKDMDDLKKEVPITEHKMSIEEVCRKFQTDIVQGLTNAKAAEFLLRDGPNALTPPPTTPEWVKFCRQLFGGFSILLWLGAILCFLAYAIQAATEDDPAGDNLYLGIVLTAVVVITGCFSYFQEAKSSKIMESFKNMVPQQALVIREGEKVQINAEEVVGGDLIEVKGGDRIPADIRVVSAHGCKVDNSSLTGESEPQSRSPDCTHDNPLETRNVAFFSTNCVEGTARGIVICTGDRTVMGRIATLTSGLETGKTPIAKEIEHFIHIITGVAVFLGVTFFVLALVLGYSWLEAVIFLIGIIVANVPEGLLATVTVCLTLTAKRMAKKNCLVKNLEAVETLGSTSTICSDKTGTLTQNRMTVAHMWFDNQIHEADTTEDQSGASFDKSSVTWQSLARVAALCNRAQFKAGQDSITILKRDVAGDASESALLKCIELSCGSVRAMRDRNKKVAEIPFNSTNKYQLSVHETEDLNDNRYLLVMKGAPERILDRCTTILLQGKEQPMDEELKESFQNAYMELGGLGERVLGFCHVMLPEDQYPKGFAFDTDDVNFQTDNLCFVGLMSMIDPPRAAVPDAVGKCRSAGIKVIMVTGDHPITAKAIAKGVGIISEGNETVEDIAARLNIPVSQVNPRDAKACVIHGTDLKELSQDQMDDILRNHTEIVFARTSPQQKLIIVEGCQRQGAIVAVTGDGVNDSPALKKADIGVAMGISGSDVSKQAADMILLDDNFASIVTGVEEGRLIFDNLKKSIAYTLTSNIPEITPFLLFIIANIPLPLGTITILCIDLGTDMVPAISLAYEAAESDIMKRQPRNPFRDKLVNERLISIAYGQIGMIQALGGFFAYFVILAENGFLPSGLIGIRLNWDDRSLNDLEDSYGQQWTYEQRKIVEFTCHTAFFVSIVVVQWADVIVCKTRRNSVFQQGMRNKILIFGLFEETALAAFLSYCPGMDVALRMYPLKPSWWFCAFPYSFLIFVYDEIRKLLIRRNPGGWVERETYY; from the exons GGACTGACCAACGCCAAGGCAGCAGAGTTCCTGCTGAGGGATGGTCCCAATGCTCTCACCCCTCCTCCCACCACACCAGAGTGGGTCAAGTTCTGTCGCCAGCTGTTTGGTGGATTCTCCATCCTGCTGTGGTTAGGCGCCATCCTCTGTTTCCTGGCCTACGCCATCCAGGCAGCCACTGAGGACGACCCTGCAGGAGACAAC TTGTACCTGGGTATCGTGCTCACAGCTGTCGTCGTCATCACTGGCTGCTTCTCATACTTCCAAGAGGCTAAGAGCTCCAAAATCATGGAGTCTTTCAAGAACATGGTGCCTCAG CAAGCATTGGTGATCCGAGAGGGTGAAAAGGTACAGATCAACGCTGAAGAGGTGGTGGGTGGAGATCTGATCGAAGTGAAAGGTGGAGACAGGATTCCTGCTGACATCAGGGTGGTATCTGCTCATGGCTGCAAG GTGGATAACTCCTCCCTGACCGGCGAGTCAGAACCTCAGAGCAGGTCACCTGACTGTACCCATGACAACCCCTTGGAGACCCGAAACGTTGCTTTCTTCTCCACCAACTGTGTGGAAG GCACAGCACGTGGCATCGTTATCTGCACTGGAGACCGCACAGTCATGGGTCGCATCGCTACGCTGACCTCTGGCCTGGAGACCGGCAAAACCCCCATCGCCAAGGAGATCGAGCACTTCATCCACATCATCACAGGTGTGGCCGTCTTCCTGGGTGTCACCTTTTTCGTCCTGGCCCTCGTCCTAGGTTACAGCTGGCTCGAGGCTGTCATCTTCCTCATCGGCATCATTGTGGCAAACGTGCCTGAAGGGCTGCTGGCCACCGTCACT GTGTGTCTGACCCTGACTGCCAAACGTATGGCTAAGAAGAACTGCCTGGTGAAGAACTTGGAAGCTGTGGAAACCCTGGGTTCCACCTCCACTATCTGTTCTGACAAGACCGGAACTCTGACCCAGAACAGGATGACTGTGGCCCACATGTGGTTTGACAACCAGATCCACGAGGCTGACACCACTGAGGACCAGTCTG GTGCCTCATTTGACAAGTCGTCAGTGACTTGGCAGTCTCTGGCACGTGTTGCCGCTCTGTGTAACCGCGCTCAGTTCAAAGCGGGACAAGACTCCATCACCATCCTGAAGCGCGACGTTGCCGGCGATGCCTCAGAGTCGGCTCTGCTCAAGTGTATCGAGCTGTCCTGTGGCTCAGTCAGGGCGATGAGAGATAGGAACAAGAAGGTGGCTGAGATCCCCTTTAACTCCACCAACAAATACCAA CTGTCAGTGCACGAGACAGAGGATCTCAATGACAACCGCTACCTGCTGGTGATGAAGGGAGCTCCTGAGAGGATCCTCGACCGCTGCACTACCATCCTGCTGCAGGGCAAGGAGCAGCCTATGGATGAAGAGTTGAAGGAATCTTTCCAGAACGCCTACATGGAGCTTGGAGGACTGGGAGAGAGAGTGCTGG GTTTCTGCCACGTGATGCTTCCAGAAGACCAGTACCCCAAGGGTTTTGCCTTTGACACAGATGATGTCAACTTCCAGACAGATAACCTTTGCTTCGTGGGCCTCATGTCCATGATCGACCCTCCCCGTGCTGCTGTGCCTGATGCTGTCGGCAAATGTCGATCTGCTGGTATCAAG GTCATCATGGTCACTGGAGATCATCCAATCACAGCCAAGGCCATCGCTAAGGGAGTGGGCATCATCTCAGAAGGCAATGAAACAGTGGAGGACATTGCAGCTCGTCTCAATATACCTGTCAGCCAGGTCAACCCCAG GGACGCCAAGGCGTGTGTGATCCACGGCACCGACCTGAAAGAGCTGTCGCAGGATCAGATGGATGACATCCTGAGGAATCACACCGAGATCGTGTTTGCCAGAACCTCCCCACAACAAAAACTCATCATTGTAGAGGGTTGTCAGAGACAG GGTGCCATTGTGGCTGTGACAGGTGACGGTGTGAATGACTCTCCTGCTCTGAAAAAGGCCGACATTGGCGTTGCCATGGGAATCTCTGGCTCAGACGTGTCCAAACAGGCTGCAGACATGATCTTATTAGATGATAACTTTGCGTCTATTGTCACAGGAGTGGAAGAAG gcCGCTTGATCTTTGATAACCTTAAAAAGTCCATCGCCTACACACTCACCAGCAACATCCCAGAAATCACACCCTTCCTCTTGTTCATCATCGCCAACATTCCCCTGCCACTGGGAACCATCACTATCCTGTGTATTGACCTGGGAACTGACATG GTTCCAGCCATCTCCTTGGCTTATGAAGCAGCTGAGAGTGACATCATGAAGCGTCAGCCCAGGAACCCATTCAGAGACAAGTTGGTGAATGAAAGGCTTATCAGCATCGCCTATGGACAAATTG GTATGATCCAGGCTCTAGGAGGCTTCTTCGCTTACTTTGTCATCTTGGCTGAAAATGGTTTCCTGCCCTCTGGACTAATAGGCATTCGGCTAAATTGGGACGACCGCTCACTCAACGACCTGGAAGACAGTTATGGACAACAGTGG ACATATGAGCAGAGGAAGATTGTGGAGTTCACGTGCCACACAGCCTTCTTTGTCAGTATTGTAGTCGTGCAGTGGGCTGATGTCATCGTCTGCAAGACCAGACGTAACTCTGTGTTCCAGCAAGGCATGAG gAACAAAATCTTGATCTTTGGCCTGTTTGAAGAGACAGCTTTGGCTGCCTTCCTGTCCTATTGTCCAGGCATGGATGTGGCACTCAGGATGTACCCTCTAAA ACCTTCCTGGTGGTTCTGTGCATTCCCCTATAGTTTCCTCATTTTTGTTTATGATGAAATCCGAAAACTGCTCATCCGTCGAAACCCTGGAG GTTGGGTGGAAAGGGAGACATACTATTGA
- the atp1a3b gene encoding sodium/potassium-transporting ATPase subunit alpha-3b isoform X2: MGDKDKRSPKKKKGATKDMDDLKKEVPITEHKMSIEEVCRKFQTDIVQGLTNAKAAEFLLRDGPNALTPPPTTPEWVKFCRQLFGGFSILLWLGAILCFLAYAIQAATEDDPAGDNLYLGIVLTAVVVITGCFSYFQEAKSSKIMESFKNMVPQQALVIREGEKVQINAEEVVGGDLIEVKGGDRIPADIRVVSAHGCKVDNSSLTGESEPQSRSPDCTHDNPLETRNVAFFSTNCVEGTARGIVICTGDRTVMGRIATLTSGLETGKTPIAKEIEHFIHIITGVAVFLGVTFFVLALVLGYSWLEAVIFLIGIIVANVPEGLLATVTVCLTLTAKRMAKKNCLVKNLEAVETLGSTSTICSDKTGTLTQNRMTVAHMWFDNQIHEADTTEDQSGASFDKSSVTWQSLARVAALCNRAQFKAGQDSITILKRDVAGDASESALLKCIELSCGSVRAMRDRNKKVAEIPFNSTNKYQLSVHETEDLNDNRYLLVMKGAPERILDRCTTILLQGKEQPMDEELKESFQNAYMELGGLGERVLGFCHVMLPEDQYPKGFAFDTDDVNFQTDNLCFVGLMSMIDPPRAAVPDAVGKCRSAGIKVIMVTGDHPITAKAIAKGVGIISEGNETVEDIAARLNIPVSQVNPRDAKACVIHGTDLKELSQDQMDDILRNHTEIVFARTSPQQKLIIVEGCQRQGAIVAVTGDGVNDSPALKKADIGVAMGISGSDVSKQAADMILLDDNFASIVTGVEEGRLIFDNLKKSIAYTLTSNIPEITPFLLFIIANIPLPLGTITILCIDLGTDMVPAISLAYEAAESDIMKRQPRNPFRDKLVNERLISIAYGQIGMIQALGGFFAYFVILAENGFLPSGLIGIRLNWDDRSLNDLEDSYGQQWTYEQRKIVEFTCHTAFFVSIVVVQWADVIVCKTRRNSVFQQGMRNKILIFGLFEETALAAFLSYCPGMDVALRMYPLKPSWWFCAFPYSFLIFVYDEIRKLLIRRNPGGWVERETYY, from the exons GGACTGACCAACGCCAAGGCAGCAGAGTTCCTGCTGAGGGATGGTCCCAATGCTCTCACCCCTCCTCCCACCACACCAGAGTGGGTCAAGTTCTGTCGCCAGCTGTTTGGTGGATTCTCCATCCTGCTGTGGTTAGGCGCCATCCTCTGTTTCCTGGCCTACGCCATCCAGGCAGCCACTGAGGACGACCCTGCAGGAGACAAC TTGTACCTGGGTATCGTGCTCACAGCTGTCGTCGTCATCACTGGCTGCTTCTCATACTTCCAAGAGGCTAAGAGCTCCAAAATCATGGAGTCTTTCAAGAACATGGTGCCTCAG CAAGCATTGGTGATCCGAGAGGGTGAAAAGGTACAGATCAACGCTGAAGAGGTGGTGGGTGGAGATCTGATCGAAGTGAAAGGTGGAGACAGGATTCCTGCTGACATCAGGGTGGTATCTGCTCATGGCTGCAAG GTGGATAACTCCTCCCTGACCGGCGAGTCAGAACCTCAGAGCAGGTCACCTGACTGTACCCATGACAACCCCTTGGAGACCCGAAACGTTGCTTTCTTCTCCACCAACTGTGTGGAAG GCACAGCACGTGGCATCGTTATCTGCACTGGAGACCGCACAGTCATGGGTCGCATCGCTACGCTGACCTCTGGCCTGGAGACCGGCAAAACCCCCATCGCCAAGGAGATCGAGCACTTCATCCACATCATCACAGGTGTGGCCGTCTTCCTGGGTGTCACCTTTTTCGTCCTGGCCCTCGTCCTAGGTTACAGCTGGCTCGAGGCTGTCATCTTCCTCATCGGCATCATTGTGGCAAACGTGCCTGAAGGGCTGCTGGCCACCGTCACT GTGTGTCTGACCCTGACTGCCAAACGTATGGCTAAGAAGAACTGCCTGGTGAAGAACTTGGAAGCTGTGGAAACCCTGGGTTCCACCTCCACTATCTGTTCTGACAAGACCGGAACTCTGACCCAGAACAGGATGACTGTGGCCCACATGTGGTTTGACAACCAGATCCACGAGGCTGACACCACTGAGGACCAGTCTG GTGCCTCATTTGACAAGTCGTCAGTGACTTGGCAGTCTCTGGCACGTGTTGCCGCTCTGTGTAACCGCGCTCAGTTCAAAGCGGGACAAGACTCCATCACCATCCTGAAGCGCGACGTTGCCGGCGATGCCTCAGAGTCGGCTCTGCTCAAGTGTATCGAGCTGTCCTGTGGCTCAGTCAGGGCGATGAGAGATAGGAACAAGAAGGTGGCTGAGATCCCCTTTAACTCCACCAACAAATACCAA CTGTCAGTGCACGAGACAGAGGATCTCAATGACAACCGCTACCTGCTGGTGATGAAGGGAGCTCCTGAGAGGATCCTCGACCGCTGCACTACCATCCTGCTGCAGGGCAAGGAGCAGCCTATGGATGAAGAGTTGAAGGAATCTTTCCAGAACGCCTACATGGAGCTTGGAGGACTGGGAGAGAGAGTGCTGG GTTTCTGCCACGTGATGCTTCCAGAAGACCAGTACCCCAAGGGTTTTGCCTTTGACACAGATGATGTCAACTTCCAGACAGATAACCTTTGCTTCGTGGGCCTCATGTCCATGATCGACCCTCCCCGTGCTGCTGTGCCTGATGCTGTCGGCAAATGTCGATCTGCTGGTATCAAG GTCATCATGGTCACTGGAGATCATCCAATCACAGCCAAGGCCATCGCTAAGGGAGTGGGCATCATCTCAGAAGGCAATGAAACAGTGGAGGACATTGCAGCTCGTCTCAATATACCTGTCAGCCAGGTCAACCCCAG GGACGCCAAGGCGTGTGTGATCCACGGCACCGACCTGAAAGAGCTGTCGCAGGATCAGATGGATGACATCCTGAGGAATCACACCGAGATCGTGTTTGCCAGAACCTCCCCACAACAAAAACTCATCATTGTAGAGGGTTGTCAGAGACAG GGTGCCATTGTGGCTGTGACAGGTGACGGTGTGAATGACTCTCCTGCTCTGAAAAAGGCCGACATTGGCGTTGCCATGGGAATCTCTGGCTCAGACGTGTCCAAACAGGCTGCAGACATGATCTTATTAGATGATAACTTTGCGTCTATTGTCACAGGAGTGGAAGAAG gcCGCTTGATCTTTGATAACCTTAAAAAGTCCATCGCCTACACACTCACCAGCAACATCCCAGAAATCACACCCTTCCTCTTGTTCATCATCGCCAACATTCCCCTGCCACTGGGAACCATCACTATCCTGTGTATTGACCTGGGAACTGACATG GTTCCAGCCATCTCCTTGGCTTATGAAGCAGCTGAGAGTGACATCATGAAGCGTCAGCCCAGGAACCCATTCAGAGACAAGTTGGTGAATGAAAGGCTTATCAGCATCGCCTATGGACAAATTG GTATGATCCAGGCTCTAGGAGGCTTCTTCGCTTACTTTGTCATCTTGGCTGAAAATGGTTTCCTGCCCTCTGGACTAATAGGCATTCGGCTAAATTGGGACGACCGCTCACTCAACGACCTGGAAGACAGTTATGGACAACAGTGG ACATATGAGCAGAGGAAGATTGTGGAGTTCACGTGCCACACAGCCTTCTTTGTCAGTATTGTAGTCGTGCAGTGGGCTGATGTCATCGTCTGCAAGACCAGACGTAACTCTGTGTTCCAGCAAGGCATGAG gAACAAAATCTTGATCTTTGGCCTGTTTGAAGAGACAGCTTTGGCTGCCTTCCTGTCCTATTGTCCAGGCATGGATGTGGCACTCAGGATGTACCCTCTAAA ACCTTCCTGGTGGTTCTGTGCATTCCCCTATAGTTTCCTCATTTTTGTTTATGATGAAATCCGAAAACTGCTCATCCGTCGAAACCCTGGAG GTTGGGTGGAAAGGGAGACATACTATTGA
- the rabac1 gene encoding prenylated Rab acceptor protein 1: protein MSSGAPKGENCLVDMDSKAGDPFSAEDAHPTGTGGGGVLAKLWLPKGLSLSMAKEWVDKRRVSIRPWATFVDQRKFSKPRNFGELCQRVVKNVETFNSNYTFIFMGLILYCIISSPMLLIALAVFAGAFYIIHLKSLESKLVVFGRELTVPHQMSLAGAVSLPVFWLAGAGAAVFWVLGATLFVIGSHAAFRQLESSDLEELLMEPV, encoded by the exons ATGTCATCTGGAGCTCCAAAGGGGGAGAACTGTCTTGTCGATATGGACAGTAAAGCTGGAGATCCGTTCAGTGCTGAAGATGCTCATCCAACTGGCACAGGTGGAGGTGGAGTCCTGGCAAA GCTATGGCTCCCTAAAGGCCTCTCACTATCTATGGCTAAAGAATGGGTCGACAAGCGTCGCGTGTCCATTCGACCATGGGCTACCTTTGTGGACCAGCGAAAGTTTTCAAAACCCCGCAACTTCGGAGAGTTGTGTCAGAGGGTGGTGAAAAACGTGGAGACGTTCAACAGCAACTACACCTTCATCTTCATGGGTCTCATCCTCTACTGCAT TATCAGCTCTCCCATGCTACTGATTGCCTTGGCTGTGTTCGCTGGTGCCTTCTACATAATCCACCTCAAGTCCCTGGAGTCAAAACTGGTCGTCTTTG GTAGGGAGCTGACTGTCCCTCACCAGATGAGCCTGGCTGGAGCTGTGTCATTGCCTGTGTTCTGGTTGGCTGGAGCTGGAGCCGCAGTCTTTTGGGTTCTTG GAGCTACACTGTTCGTGATTGGCTCTCATGCTGCGTTCCGTCAGCTGGAATCATCCGACTTGGAGGAGCTCCTGATGGAGCCAGTGTGA